ttgtttcacagtttatccatgttgtagcatttattggtactttgttcctttttatggttgaataatattctactgtgtgGCCATACCACATTTGCTTGTCCATTTATCAATCCATGGACCTTTGGGGTTCTTCCACACTTTATTATGAATAAtcttgctataaacatttgtgtgcaagaCTCTGTGTGTggttatatgttttcatttctcttgggtaaatacttaggagcggaattgctgggtcatatgataaatCTGTTTAACTccttaagaaactgtcaaacttttccaaagtacCTATGCcattacattttcaccagcagtaAAACAAGGGATTCAAGTTTTCCACATCCTAGTCAACACTTGTATTTGTATATCGTTTTTGTTATATCCATTCTAGAGcatgtgaaaatatgtttttaaattggctttaCTAATTTGCACTTCCCCTGAtgttgtatatataatacatgcttctctacatcctcaccaaccaTAGCTATTATcagtcttttaaatatttgtcttgtGAATATTTGTATAAAGTTACCTCATTGTtggtttagtttgcattttcctgatagtAGTGAGTGAGCATCTCTTCATATGTTGATCGACAATTTTTATTCCATCTTCTGTGAATTGCCTgctcatatactttttttttttttactggattAACATTTACAGACATTCTGTATGTAATCCAGGTATTGCTGTATATGTAATATGCCTTAGTCTGTGACACTTAACCTTTCTTATATGTTTCTTGTACAAAAGCATTTAATTTTCACTAGTTAAATCTGTCCGTTTTCTTCATTATAGATTTTGGGCTAAATGTTATGCTTAGGAAAGCCTCCTCCAACACCAGGATTATAGAAATATTCCCTTATAATTTCTTCTAATAAttctacagttttatttttatgctgaacactaataaatttggaaattattCTTACGTAgaggaatatatatttgtttggttCCAGTTGCCCCAAAACTTTTCACTGAATTGTTTATCCTTTCCTAACTGATCTGAAATAAAATCCCACCTCAATCATTGTAAATTTTGACACGCAAGTCAGTCATTTTCTGGACTTTTTATGCCACTCCATTGAACAATTTGTCTTCTCTGAGCCAATATTGGGCCAGTTAAATTACTGTTGCTTGAAGGTGTGTTTCAGTAACTGGTCTGGTAAATTCCCTTTCATAACTCTTATCTGTAAAGAAAATATCGCAACTAATCTTTGTAAGTGTAATAGAAATATTTCTGGTTTAATAAGATCTCATAAGAAAAATAAGGTAGAACCACATAAAGGGTTGAAATGGAAAAACAAGGATGAGTTCACATTCTTTAGCTCTGTCATTACTACAAGTACAAGGACACTTTTGTCCACTAGCAACTCTCTTGTGCACCTCTAGTGCCAGATCATCTCTGTTTCTATTCTTCATCAAAAAAGAAACCAGCGCTTCTTGAAAGGCACACAGTCCTATGTCTTgcgtcagaaaaaaaaaaaaaaaaaaaattaggatggCCCCAAACATCCTATTGTTGTAACAAAGTAATGATGCTGCCATAACTGTCaaaagcaatattttatttttaaaaaaaacaaaaccccacaaaaacaaaagaataagctTGAAGGACTTCCACCAGTCAAGCTGTAATATTCTGAGCATCCAAAAAAGGAGATGAAAATTATAAGGTGAGTCTATAAAGGGACACACATTCATAGAGACTCCAAGAGAAAGAGGAGCTGTAATACAAAATTAAGATGATTATAGGATATAGCTAAGGGACTATTCATATATGTGTGGACATTTTATACGTTGTATgaagaatatacattttcataaACCATAGACATGTGTTTGTTTCTAGCTATCCTTATAGgaataaacaaaatcaagataAACTAGAAAAACATAGTACAAACAGACAAAAGAAGCCAGGCGCAGTTGCacatacctgtcatcccagcattttgggaggctgaggaaggaggatcacttgaggccaggagttcaagaccagcctgagatgtaacaaagtgagaccctgtccgtacaaaaaaaactaaaaaaaaaattagccagacatggtggtgcatgcctgtagtcccagttatttgggaggctgaggtggaaggattgcttgagcctgggaggtcaaggctgcagtgagccaagatcgcgtcactgcactccagcctgggtaacagaattctgagactctgtctcaaaaaaaacaaaataaaatcatcatCAGTGGTcacatataataaatacaaataaaggaGTCCACTTGATCATATATGATCACAAATAAAAGAGGATCCAGCAGTTATGTCCAAAGATAATAAATAGCCAGATATCTCAGGGACAAGCGTTCACCACACAGACTTGATGGTTCTACTAGACAAAATCTCAAAATGATCCTAGTTATATGAGATATTCACAGGCATATGTAAGTTTTCGCTTACACTAATGGACAAGATCAACAGATCATAAAAAGGCAAGACAATGAGTAGGTCAGGCTGACTATGCAAAATGAAAGCATCCACTTCTGGGAAGGACACCAAGTTTCCAAAATGAAAGAAGACATGGCAAGATATTAAAAATTCCATGACAAAGCAAGGAAGAATTAATTTTAACAAAGGACTTTGTCCAGGGCCCATGGCCCATGACTGCAGCAGCGTGGACTGTGCCGCCAGAGCCTCCATCCTAAGAATCAGTCAAGAACCCAGATCTTGCTCCTTCAGTTAGCCTGAGGgggcatttctttccttttagtcTTGGTAAAATTACTGCAAGCCCAGAAAGGAGAGTATAACAGAATATGTaggagaatataaaaataaatatgccagttttcaaagggaatgcttccagtttttgcccattcagtatgatattggctgtgggtttgtcatagatagctcttattattttgaaatacgtcccatcaatacctaatttattgagagtttttagcatgaagggttgttgaattttgtcaaaggccttttctgcatctattgagataatcatgtggtttttgtctttggttctgtttatatgcgggattacatttattgatttgcatatattgaaccagccttgcatcccagggatgaagcccacttgatcatggtggataagctttttgatgtgctgctggatttggtttgccagtattttattgaggatttttgcatcaatgttcatcaaggatattggtctaaaattctcttttttggttgtgtctctgcccagctttggtaccaggatgatgctggcctcataaaatgagttagggaggattccctccttttctattgattgggatgccctctctcaccactcctattcaacacagtgttggaagttctggccagggcaattaggcaggagaaggaaataaagggtattcaattaggaaaagaggaagtcaaattgtccctgtttgcagacgacatgattgtatatctagaaaaccccattgtctcagcccaaaatctccctaagctgataagcaacttcagcaaagtctcaggatacaaaatcaatgtaaaaaaatcacaagcattcttatacaccaacaacagacaaacagagagccaaatcatgagtgaactcccattcacaattgcttcaaagagaataaaatacctaggaatccaacttacaagggatgtgaaggacctcttcaaggagaactacaaaccactgctcaaggaaataaaagaggatacaaacaaatggaagaacattccatgctcatgggtaggaagaatcagtatcatgaaatggccatactgcccaaggtaatttatagattcagtgccatccccatcaagctaccaatgactttcttcacagaattggaaaaaactactttaaagttcatatggaaccaaaaaagagcctgcatcaccaagtcaatcctgagccaaaagaacaaagctggaggcatcacactacctgacttcaaactatactacaaggctacagtaacaaaaacagcatggtactggtaccaaaacagagatatagatagatcaatggaacggaacagagccctcagaaatgatgctgtatatctacaactatctgatctttgacaaacctgacaaaaacaagcaatggggaaaggattccctatttaataaatggtgctgggaaaactggctagccatatgtagaaagctgaaacgggatcccttccttacaccttatacaaaaatcaattcaagatggattaaagacttaaatgttagacctaaaaccataaaaaccctagaagaaaacctaggcaataccattcaggacataggcatgggcaaggacttcatgtctaaaacaccaaaagcaatggcaacaaaagccaaaattgataaatgggatctaattaaactaaagagcttctgcacagcaaaagaagctaccatcagagtgaacaggcaacctacagaatgggagaaaattttcacaacctactcatctgacaaagggctaatatccagaatctacaatgaactcaaacaaatgtacaagaaaaaaacaaacaaccccatcaaaaagtgggcgaaggacatgaacagacacttctcaaaagaagacatttatgcagccaaaaaacacatgaaaaaatgctcaccatcactggccatcagagaaatgcaaatcaaaaccacaatgagataccatctcacaccagttagaatggcgatcattaaaaagtcaggaaacaacaggtgctggagaggatgtggagaaataggaacatttttacactgttggtgggagtgtaaactagttcaaccattgtggaagtcagtgtggggattcctcagggatctagaactagaaataccatttgacccagccatcccattactgagtatatacccaaaggactataaatcatgctgctataaagacacatgcacatgtatgtttattgcggcattattcacaatagcaaagacttggaaccaacccaaatgtccaacaatgatagactggactaagaaaatgtggcacatatacaccatggaatactatgcagccataaaaaatgatgagttcatgtcctttgtagggacacggatgaaattggaaatcatcattctcagtaaactatcgcaaggataaaaaaccaaacaccgcatattctcactcataggtgggaattgaacaatgagaacacatggacacaggaaggggaacatcacactctggggactgttgtggggtggggggaggcgggagggatagcactgggagatatacctaatgctagatgaccagttagtgggtgcagcacaccagcatggcacatgtatacatatgtaaccaacctgcacattgtgcacatgtaccctaaaacttaaagtataataataataaataaataaataaaataaatatggtcATAGTAGTAggaaagtgtttttaaaagtataaaactaatggacaaatggccaggcatggtggctcatgcctgtaatcccagcactttgggaggccgaggtaggaggatcccttgaggccaggagttccagaccagtctgggcaacatagtgagaccttgtctctacaaaaaaataattagcgggcatggtggtgtgtaactgtagttccagctactcagatggctgaggcGAGAGGAGCACTTGACCCaggcagtcaaggctgcagtgagctgtgatcacaccattgcactccagcctgggtaacagagaaactctatctcaaaaacggTAATAATGGACATAAagcttgattttgattttttaaatgggtaagttatttttaaaatgtgctaacCATTGTGTTCAAGTATAGCTGACATAATGTTTAAGGAGTCTACAAGGTTTCAAACAATCAGGTATACTCAATCTATAGCCGCACTTTAGGCTGTTTGAGgagatttaattaatttaattagcaATACATGTTTAAACGCTCAAGAAAaattgctgtttgttttctttctcccttccttcctaatTCAGTCACAAAGCCACTAGGCAGTGCCTGGGAGGTGAAAGCGGCTGACGAAGGTCAGGGgattgagaaaataaatgagtgGAGACAGTGGAAGCCAGGGTTGTCACTGTCGGAGGAGGGAGTGACAAATTTGGGAAGGGGGAAAAGAACATGCTACTAGGTTGGGATTGGAGGTATCAATGTGACCtcatgatattctttttttttgagacggagtcttgctccgtcacccaagctggagtgcagtggcgtgatcttggctcactgtaacctccgcctcccaggttcaagtgattctcctgcctcagcctcccgagttgctgggattacaggcacgtgccatcacacctggctaatttttgtatttttagtagagacggggttttactatgttggtcaggttggtcttgaactcctgacctcaagcaatccaccctccttggcctcccaaagtgctgggattacaggtgtgagccaccgtacctggcctgacCTCACGATAttctatatagatataaaaataaacatcaatgcaaatgtgtgcatacatatttacacttagacacacatgcacatatatagtTTGAGGGTTTCTAGGAGTAGCAGGACTGCAGTAGCAATGAACACGCTTTCAATAAATGAGTGAGCGAGTGCCCTTTGTGCCACGGCAAGTGCTAATTATCATCTTGGTAGAAAATCTAGGGGCAAGTGGGAAGATATTCAAAGGATCCCCAGTTGATAATCAGACTATGTTTCCTCATGAGACAAAACGAAGTAGAAACTGTGATTGTTAGGCTAGCtcataaagattttatttatccGAAGACCCTGGAAGTAAAATACTTCATCTCTTATTATACTAGGAAATGTATGCTGggtagtattattttaaaacttcttttagcTGTCCTACAGTATTTTAAATCTTACTAAACACTTTAATTGCCCTGTCTTCTTTCAAATCTATTACCACTACtgtaaaagacacacacacacacacacagagagagagagagagagaaagagagagagagagattggggaAGTGGTCGAATTAAATGGATTGACAGCCTCAACACAGTCACCGGGACAAACTGCCTAGTTATTCCAAGGATGCAGCTACTCCTCAAATGATTTTTGGGATCTGTCTTCTGCACTGGCTTTAGAGTTCATGGTATAACCTTAGAGATAGTAAATGTTTACTCTCCTGAGtagatataatattttaaaagagtccAAAGACACTAGAAGTTGGGTGATCAAACTGAGTAATAATTTGTGGTTGAAAAATAAAGGCATAATTATAAAGAGACTTGAATCTCCAAAGTATTTTAACCAGTAGTATAATGCAATCAGGCGTATACCTTTCCAAAGTAACTTCTTTGAGGAATAACATTAATGTACTTGAATAAGCCAAAAAAACCTCATAATCACACTTCAGACATGCCGTATGTACTGGGGTCAAACGCACTGAACAATGGCCCTTCCCAAAACATGTCTCCCACTGTCCTACCAAGCTATCTAAAATGCAGAATACTTTGAGCTGAGGACTGACTGACGGCTGCTGCTAAAGGGCCATATGGTCTACTGCAATGTGTAATTTACAGTGCCATAAATACCTGAGATGACTCTGTTTGATATGATAAACTGTCAGCTTGACTGCCACAAGGCAATAGGACATAAGTGATTTGGGGGCAAGGTTGTCAATGAGGACCAGTCATCAAAAGGGAGACCCTGGAACCAACTCTCACCTTTGTAATGAACCCAGCCCCGTTCTGTTCCAGATGCCCACCTTCAACAGATCAGACAAACATGGTTGCATGGTCCAAGCATGTGGTGATTTTTATTAAGAATAACTTTGGTTCTAAGAATTCCACCCTCAATTCTTTAATACTTTCCGTTAAAAACAATTATACAAgagcaaatacaaaaaatattaaattatgaaaACCAATCCATTAAGGCtccctttatatatattatatacactcaAACAAGTCAAGATTTTTCAGAGTAGAAGAATAAAGTTGACTGTTATAGCTTAGAAAGCAACACTACTACTATGAGACTATAAAACATTAAACTATTTTAAGAAAACCACGCTGTGGAAAAATGGAGCCATTTTTGTCAAAAAGTGGCTCAAAGCACAAAACTGCTCAGATGTTCAAGAGTCCTAGGAGTTTGGGCTGCACAGTATTAAGGGGTGAGAGGAGACTGACAGCCTGTTTGAATCAGGCTTGTGAGCCCAGCTCAACTGACAACTTCAAAGAGCTTCTCTGCCTATACATTCCACCGTTTAGCATAAGACACCACTTTACGCTATTTACAAGTCTCCTTTTGGCCAGATTTTGTATTACTAATTACTAATAATTCTGCAGATTTGAATGAGATTAGGAAAGAAATGCTTTcttaagtaacttttttttttttcagtgaagaaTGAATTCTAGTTAAGCTCTAGGAACAGAATTGGTCCTTCTAAAGGAGCCTACCAGGGCCCTTGTGAATACGATCAAGTGGCAGAATTGCTTTGAGAATACAGATTTCAAGATCTGACATCTAGTTAGATAAAAAGATATGAGCCAGTCCcgaatcttcattttacaaacagCATCGCTAGTCCACAGACACAAAGAAAGAATTGCAGTCAATGTGCAATCAGAAATGGGCTTTTCAAGATCATCAGTCATCACACTTCCTTCTCTCAAAAGAACGATGGAAAAAAATAGTTACCATTCCATTCTTCGAAACCAAATTACTATAGAGCAACAACTTTTCTTAagcatttctcattttattcaaataataCTTGCTGATGAGATAAATAATCCATTTCAGGTATAATCAACTAACATGTTTCTCTAACTAGCAGTATATTATCATTGCATTTACTTTTGTTCCCATTCAGATTGAATATGGGCCTAATTGTCAACTGCTAACACTAAAGCATTCCCATAGAAAGCTAATTTCTACTATGCTAATTAAGGATTCAAAAGCTCTGGATCCAGCTTTCTAAGAGTCTTCAAAGAAAGTATGAGAAGTCTCTCCAATGCAGAAATGACTGGCTGAACTGTCTCTACGGAGCATACTAAATCCTCAACAATTCTTCGGTACCACCCAGGCAAAAGGTACCGATGCCCACACTAGCAGTTTAAAACTAATGTTGCATGAGAATGCGGCTGCTGTCTGTAACTCGGCCCCCTCTCTGAGGAGCGTGCTGCTAGCTAGAACAAGGGAACTCAGCAGCCCCTCCCTTCCCATCAGCTGTTCCTGAGAGATGCAATATAGTAGTCATCGACATCATCCTTATCAACAGCATCATCACTCAGACAGTGGTGAAAGTCTTTCttcacaagaaaaaacaaagataaagaaatatatgAGCATTAATCAGAAATTTTCAAAGCTTGGATTCTAATGATATTCATTATCATTAGACATTCAAATGCTATACATCTTCTGATGAAGCCTCCTTGAGAGCAGTCCACACTTATTTCACATTAGAACGCCTAGAGAAATCCTGACCGCCCAGCTGGTCATGGGAACCTTCCCCACACTCCTcttggagaaatgaaaatatgtggcGGCTTCTACTTTTGCTACTGAAGCTGGGTTATATGGACTAGTTCCACTCTCTAAAGGACTGGAAGGTTATTCCACCTGAAAGAACTAGATCAGcaagacatttaaaaacaaaactgaacagaAACCCTCCTAGTAATCAAAGCAATTAATGAATGGACAGGATGTACCTTCTTGGAACTGGAACGTCACTATGTAGCCTGCTATTATTACACAGAGAaccaaaaggaatgaaaataaaatcaagatgggCTTTTAAACTTCTCACCCTATTTCTAAATTTAGTGCCAACAAGGGTAGTGGCTGTGCTCGACATTCACGTTCCTTCTCCGGTGTTAACTGCAACAGGGGTGAAAGTataaattaaacaagaaaattcTGGGTCCTCAAAATTTACAGTGAGTGAACAGATTAAACGCATTTCTAGGTGATCTCAATTATCTAACAGATAACAAAAAGaggaattaaacattttttttttagcttttaaaagaaaaaaggctctGGGTCCCACTAAACTTGGAATGGAAGAAAAACCAAGTAGTGCAACTCTCAAGAATTGATTCCAGTgtcctcttcctttttcctgtTCTCACTTGTTTTGCTTGTTGGTTCTGTTAAGTCTCTGAACACAGGTCCACCATTCCAACTTATGTGCGGGGCACTGCCCTTCATTTGGCGAATAGGAACTGCAACTGTCACAGGCAAGGCATCCACCCAGATCGTAGGAAAATCAAACCAAATCCTACTGCAAGTCAAAATTCTCTGCTGgctggaacattctccaggggCTTTTGCCCTGAGATTGAGAAGGCACCCACAGACAGCTGTGGGGTGACACACGAGGTCTTGGTGCAGCCTCAGCCTAGGACTCCTGGGCTTGGGCGACTTCTTGGCCTGTTCTCCTGAGATTGCCTTTCACCTTCACAAACTCGGGGGCATTTTCTTGCTCTTCTTGCAATTTCTGCTTCTCAAGTTCAAGCTAAATGacattcagaaaaggaaaaattatttacaaaccaAGCAGCCTTTCAAAATACTCCTCTCTCTTTTCAAAGTCCCTGACAACTTTACTTCCCCACAGAAGAAATTTTCTCCTGGTCccccacttttaaaaaaatggatggaTAGAGTCTGGGGAATTGTGCACAGAAACAGAAGCCACTTGGCTGTCACTGCAAACAGGACCACGAGATGACAAGAATTGAAAAGACAGGGCTAAGGAAACAAATCCTGGGGTCAACGCGCAGTTGCTCTGGAGTCTTCATGAAAGTGAATTTCATTAAATTACTCCAGCACCCTGTGTGAATTCAGTGCCATGTCCCTGTTTTGCTTTTGCCTCTGGGATCTCTTTTAGGTCCTCAGTAGGATTCTTGTCCCTGCCTTGAACGTATTTGACCCCATTTGCTGACATTTGTCTCCAATATTTCTTTCATAGCATAAATGTGTACACTGGCACGTCTGGTAAATCCTGCCCGCTCCAACACTCCAACATTcgtcaagacaaaaacaaaaaaagacagcttCCAGCCAATCCCCCTTACCTGCTCCAACTTCTGCTGCCGTTTTAATAGCTCTATTTCCAAGTCGGATTTCTTCTTCTGTgcttcttcttccttctgctttattACTTGGTCtcgttttcttttttccatcacCTTCTGCAATTCTGGTTTGTTCTGAGGAGCAAGACCCCTGCGAAAGAGcattaacaaaaatagaaaacgtTAATCTAATGGCTACATTTTTTACGAACAGAAATTTAACTTACAATATCAACCACGGAAAAGAGGTCTACAGAATTAGCATGATACCTGCTAGGCTACAACAGGCAACATGGTGATCTAAGAAATTCACCAGCACGAAAGAAAGGCAAGAGGAGATCTCCAAAGAGTACATaaaatccattcattcaataacaATGTATTGGCCACGTGCCATGTGCAAGACACTAGGCTACGCAAAGGAGGGCAGTGAGGGTGGGGATGTGCGTACGATGACTGTGATGGGTGCCCATGACAGAGACGGAGACGGTCAGGAAATGAGGGGGCTCTGCATGGAGGGGAGGCTTCCCAAAATCtagccactgatttttttttttttttttttctgagacagagtcttactctgtcacccaggctggagtgcagtggcatgcgatctaggctcaatgcaacctccgcctcccaggttcaagcaattctcctgcctcagcctctggagtagctgggattacaggcgtgcaccaccacgtcaggctaatttttggatttttagtagagatggggtttcaccatgttggtcaggttggtctgaaactcctgacc
This region of Gorilla gorilla gorilla isolate KB3781 chromosome 8, NHGRI_mGorGor1-v2.1_pri, whole genome shotgun sequence genomic DNA includes:
- the FAM107B gene encoding protein FAM107B isoform X2 encodes the protein MAEPDYIEDDNPELIRPQKLINPVKTSRNHQDLHRELLMNQKRGLAPQNKPELQKVMEKRKRDQVIKQKEEEAQKKKSDLEIELLKRQQKLEQLELEKQKLQEEQENAPEFVKVKGNLRRTGQEVAQAQES
- the FAM107B gene encoding protein FAM107B isoform X4; this encodes MGQCVEIRLAVMGSLSYPLRDSPPEDTDHKDSYLITRSIMAEPDYIEDDNPELIRPQKLINPVKTSRNHQDLHRELLMNQKRGLAPQNKPELQKVMEKRKRDQVIKQKEEEAQKKKSDLEIELLKRQQKLEQLELEKQKLQEEQENAPEFVKVKGNLRRTGQEVAQAQES